Proteins from one Flavobacterium sp. N2038 genomic window:
- the queG gene encoding tRNA epoxyqueuosine(34) reductase QueG, with translation MTINSKETYSKFIKSEAKRLGFLSCGISKAGFLEQEAPRLEKWLNKNHNGQMGYMENHFDKRLNPTLLVDGGKSVVSLLLNYYPSESQNKESFKISKYAYGQDYHFVIKEKLKELLHSIQENIGEVSGRAFVDSAPVLDKAWAAKSGLGWIGKNSNLITQKVGSFYFIAELIIDIELEYDHAVTDHCGSCTACIDACPTQAILAPYIVDGSKCISYYTIELKENIPNEMKGKFDEWMFGCDTCQDVCPWNRFSKAHSEPLFNPNPDLLSFSKQDWEEITEETFRAVFKNSPIKRTKFDGLKRNINFLK, from the coding sequence ATGACCATTAATTCAAAAGAAACATATTCTAAATTTATAAAATCCGAAGCTAAGCGTCTTGGATTTCTTTCTTGTGGTATATCTAAGGCTGGTTTTTTAGAACAGGAAGCTCCACGATTAGAAAAGTGGCTGAATAAAAATCATAATGGCCAAATGGGCTATATGGAGAATCATTTTGATAAGCGTTTAAATCCTACTTTATTGGTTGACGGTGGTAAAAGTGTTGTTTCTCTACTGCTTAATTATTACCCTTCGGAATCTCAGAATAAGGAGAGTTTTAAAATCTCTAAATATGCTTACGGTCAGGATTATCATTTCGTTATAAAAGAAAAACTAAAAGAATTACTTCATTCAATTCAGGAAAATATTGGAGAAGTGTCAGGAAGAGCTTTTGTTGATTCCGCTCCGGTTTTAGACAAAGCATGGGCAGCAAAGAGTGGTTTAGGCTGGATTGGTAAAAACAGTAATTTGATAACTCAAAAAGTAGGCTCTTTTTACTTTATTGCTGAACTAATTATTGACATTGAACTGGAGTATGATCATGCTGTTACGGATCATTGTGGCTCATGTACAGCTTGTATTGACGCTTGTCCTACACAAGCAATTCTTGCTCCATATATTGTTGACGGAAGTAAGTGTATCTCCTATTACACTATCGAATTAAAAGAGAATATTCCTAACGAAATGAAAGGGAAATTTGATGAATGGATGTTTGGTTGTGACACTTGTCAGGATGTTTGCCCGTGGAATCGATTTTCAAAAGCACATTCAGAACCATTATTTAATCCAAATCCTGATTTGCTTTCTTTTTCTAAACAGGATTGGGAAGAAATTACAGAAGAAACTTTTCGTGCTGTTTTCAAAAATTCACCTATTAAGAGAACAAAATTTGATGGATTGAAAAGAAACATTAATTTTTTAAAATAG
- a CDS encoding gliding motility-associated C-terminal domain-containing protein, producing the protein MRNSTFRMFNLFKQITLILFIITSISSFAQVCGTPGVDGPVTVSNSINTYYPIAGNITLNAGAQSILLGSVPATDSYNNNFGAIQISAGDLILIIQMQDATIDYTNTTSYGSGTSKSGLDNLGGTGFTSLGNTGIFEYVIATNNVPLTGGNLTFKGTGSGGGVLNSFYNADATTTRGKRTFQIVRVPQYSNLSLTSNITTPPFNGVAGGVIAFNVSGTFNFGGFSINGTARGFRGGYSPKADSNANTSTIYVGLSTSDKISGKGEGIAGTPKYMWDGFNQVENSVEGLPGGSSGRGAPANAGGGGNDHNTGGGGGGNGGYGGLGGAGWQGNGGDLYPNFTGGGRPGFRSYITSTPFPRLVMGGGGGAGDANNASSGVKGGVGGAIILVNAGTVLGNGYIYANGGKGAPGTYSGSPDGAGGGGAGGTVLLNVANNSTANITVEANGGNGGNTENDDANEHGPGGGGGGGIVSHNLSSTVTITSSVNGGLAGKSNAGKGNNHGAKDGENGYVSKFTTQDIPQNLQINSNCFPVLETNIKALPTAKACNSIGEKVTYEIQIKNTGGGNAAGVVLDYSFPAGIEFDSATAAYNADATGPSGALPNTATANNPTFGGFNIAQNGVVTITLTGKVAASISAGTYSSKAQALYLDPTRTNVNSNRKITAATNAFGSALKKYEGASQGDVPGTNFNGTLSSVTADDITILALPATPTVTTTQSSCEAPTGTITVNNPVSGISYTIKGSNPATASVTNSTGVFSGLVPNDYTIIATNAEGCISLPTSNIRINTVAGAPTTTGVTICQGGTGVLTASSTCSGSIVWYTVASGGSVIYTGTSFNPVGVANSGLSNTSTAITKTYYAACSGDSDCRAAVNFVVNAIPTITGTSSAERCDTGTVTLGATASTGTINWYAASNGGPSLGSGPSFTTPSLSATTIYYVDATSNGCTTASRTAVTATVNTSPTINSTTEDSRCGAGSLTLKATASAGATINWYADPTGGTPLYTGANFTTSSLSVTTTYYVGATSTAGCNTASRIAVAAVINNASTIVFSSGAQNPTVCNGTAIPNAVYTFGGSATNATISNLPAGLTSSVDLNAKTVTISGTPTTGGTYTITTVGHTAPCTEDFKTGTVTITTIPVPTITSTAATCSSDGTSKISNYSSSNTYTFTPATAGIAISSTGLISGMTVGTSYKVKSVNGGCSSVDSGSFSNATMLPTPAIPTITSTAATCSSDGTSKISNYSSSNTYTFTPATAGITISSTGLISGMTVGTSYKVKSVNGGCSSVDSGSFSNATMLPTPTVPTITSTAATCSSDGTSKISNYSSSNTYTFTPATAGITISSTGLISGMTVGTSYKVKSVNGGCSSVDSGSFSNATMLPTPAVPTIASTAPTCSSDGISKISNYISGVTYTFDPIGPSVATSGLISGMIVGTSYTVTAGNATCTSVASASFNNAAKLVTPAVPTIASTDPTCSSDGISKISNYISGVTYTFDPIGPSVATSGLISGMIVGTSYTVTAGNATCTSVASASFSNAAKLITPDAPTIASTDPTCSADGISKISNYISGVIYTFDPIGPSVATSGLISGMIVGTSYTVTAGNATCTSVASASFSNAAKLITPDVPTIGSTAATCSSDGISKISNYISGVTYTFDPIGPSVATSGLISGMIVGTSYTVTAGNATCTSVASASFSNAAKLITPDVPTIASTAPTCSSDGISKISNYVSGVTYTFDPIGPSVATSGLISGMIVGTSYTVTAGNATCTSVASASFSNAAKLATPAIPTIASTASTCSADGISKISNYVSGVTYTFDPIGPSVATSGLISGMIVGTSYTVTAGNATCTSVASASFSNAAKLATPAIPTIASTASTCSADGISKISNYVSGVTYTFDPIGPSVDTSGLISGMIVGTSYTVTAGNATCTSVASASFNNAAKLVTPAVPTIASTDSTCSSDGISKISNYILGVTYTFDPIGPSVATSGLISGMIVGTSYTVTAGNATCTSVASASFSNAAKLVTPAVPTIALTDPTCSADGISKISNYISGVTYTFDPIGPSVDTSGLISGMTVGISYTVTAGNATCTSVASASFSNAAKLVTPAVPTIASTATTCSADGISKISNYVSGVTYTFDPIGPSVATSGLISGMIVGTSYTVTAGNATCTSVASASFSNAAKLIIPDVPTIASINQLTCSVNTGSFTISNYNNLYTYTITPSGATLDVSTGVVTAQVGTYNITATLNNCTSGISTVVIDSKICANADDFGTKISGATSVNLGDVTSNDKLNGLAVTTTNTNVTPKITGPLSVDDDGILTLAANTASGTYSIIYQICEEGSASVNCDSATATVVVKNEIKAVIETTLPINGNIGGTTVALTANDILNGNPVVIGNNPGEVTLNIVGTLPTGLTLNANGTITVSPGTPKGDYNVEYIICETGSNPTNCDSVISVVTVTAGDLVANPDSVTSVVGINIAQTVVNVFTNDTKNGLPLNPADVKLTNSTPDPKGYLILNPDGTVTLAPNAPAGDYELTYTICEVLNLSNCKSNTVTVTVTAPTMRVTATSYCSNNVPYVTYNVEPDNFTPNNLLTIKWIDSANNVVATQTNLPLSGDLLWPGAVVDNNGNGVDWPGWLLQNNQWLEGTDGFENTRTNVTMEFSLNPTVNVIVNYPPATPQCNARPTFTIQANDDTDGPIDLNKGANLTLNIFKNDLLNGTLITAANVVLTTIVPNSNLVLNADGTVDVKSGTPSGAYELTYQICEASNLSNCSQAVVKVTVLNSVDPKLLLIAKDDLDISVDGINGEIEFVNVLDNDLLDGLPIKLTDITITNNSPSPYFEFNPNGTVSVKPNTPGGNYALTYEICQKASAGNCTTATLNVFVEVPAIAIVKTATFNDENKNGIANAGETITYNFVVTNTGNVPLVDVKVTDPLPGVVVSGQPIDLAVHESNSTNFIAYYTIKQSDINTGKVSNQASVSGSSVRGVKVEDISDEAGVDGDQPTVLDLNGCQIKVFNAFSPNGDSKNARFYIQGLECYPDNTVEIYNRWGVLVFDINGYNNEDRVFVGISAGRATVTQADGLPVGTYFYVLKYRDSESNQHEKSGYLYINK; encoded by the coding sequence ATGCGTAATTCTACTTTTAGAATGTTTAATTTATTTAAACAAATCACTCTTATTTTATTTATAATAACATCAATATCTTCATTTGCGCAAGTATGCGGAACACCAGGAGTTGATGGACCAGTTACGGTATCAAACTCTATAAATACTTATTATCCTATAGCAGGTAATATTACGTTGAATGCGGGCGCACAATCAATATTGTTAGGCAGCGTACCGGCAACAGATAGTTATAATAACAATTTTGGTGCAATTCAAATTTCTGCAGGAGATCTAATTTTGATTATCCAAATGCAGGATGCTACGATAGACTATACAAATACTACTAGTTATGGGTCTGGTACCTCAAAGAGTGGATTAGATAATTTGGGAGGTACTGGGTTTACGTCTTTGGGTAATACTGGTATTTTTGAATATGTTATTGCGACCAATAATGTACCATTAACAGGAGGAAATTTAACGTTTAAAGGTACAGGTTCCGGTGGAGGAGTACTAAATAGTTTTTATAATGCAGATGCAACTACAACAAGAGGTAAAAGAACATTTCAAATTGTAAGAGTTCCTCAATATTCTAATTTAAGCTTAACTTCTAATATTACAACACCGCCTTTTAATGGTGTTGCTGGTGGTGTTATTGCTTTTAATGTTTCCGGAACTTTCAATTTTGGCGGATTTAGTATTAATGGAACTGCCAGAGGATTTAGAGGGGGATATAGTCCGAAAGCAGACTCGAATGCAAATACCTCTACTATTTATGTGGGATTATCAACAAGTGATAAGATTTCGGGCAAAGGAGAAGGAATCGCCGGAACACCTAAATATATGTGGGATGGTTTTAATCAGGTAGAGAATTCTGTTGAAGGATTGCCTGGCGGATCATCTGGTAGAGGAGCTCCCGCTAATGCCGGTGGTGGAGGAAATGACCATAATACCGGAGGCGGTGGTGGTGGTAATGGTGGATATGGAGGTTTAGGCGGAGCCGGATGGCAAGGTAACGGTGGTGATCTATATCCTAACTTTACCGGAGGCGGAAGACCAGGTTTCAGATCGTATATTACTTCTACTCCGTTTCCAAGACTTGTTATGGGAGGCGGTGGTGGCGCCGGTGATGCAAATAATGCGTCGTCTGGTGTAAAAGGAGGTGTAGGAGGAGCCATAATTCTTGTTAATGCAGGTACGGTTTTAGGCAATGGTTATATTTATGCCAATGGAGGAAAAGGAGCACCTGGAACTTATTCTGGTTCACCTGACGGAGCCGGAGGTGGAGGAGCCGGAGGAACTGTATTATTGAATGTAGCGAATAATAGTACCGCAAATATTACAGTAGAAGCAAATGGAGGAAATGGCGGAAATACAGAAAATGATGATGCTAATGAACACGGACCAGGTGGTGGTGGTGGTGGTGGAATAGTTAGCCATAATCTTTCCAGTACAGTAACAATAACATCTAGTGTAAATGGTGGTTTAGCTGGTAAATCTAATGCAGGAAAAGGAAATAATCATGGTGCTAAAGATGGTGAAAATGGTTATGTGTCAAAATTTACCACTCAGGATATACCTCAAAACTTACAGATTAACTCAAACTGTTTTCCGGTTCTTGAAACAAATATTAAAGCTTTACCTACTGCAAAAGCGTGTAATTCAATTGGAGAAAAGGTTACTTATGAGATTCAGATAAAAAACACAGGTGGTGGAAATGCTGCCGGAGTAGTTTTAGACTACAGTTTCCCGGCAGGTATAGAATTTGATTCGGCTACGGCAGCATATAATGCAGATGCTACCGGACCTTCCGGAGCATTACCAAATACAGCTACAGCAAATAATCCTACGTTTGGAGGGTTTAATATTGCGCAAAACGGTGTGGTTACGATAACTTTAACAGGTAAGGTTGCAGCATCTATTTCAGCAGGAACATACAGTTCAAAAGCACAAGCATTATATCTTGACCCAACACGTACAAATGTAAATTCTAATAGAAAAATTACGGCAGCTACAAATGCTTTTGGAAGTGCTCTAAAAAAATATGAAGGAGCTAGTCAGGGAGATGTTCCCGGAACAAATTTTAATGGAACACTTTCATCTGTAACAGCAGATGATATAACAATTTTGGCTCTACCGGCTACTCCAACAGTAACGACTACACAATCAAGCTGTGAAGCGCCAACAGGAACAATAACAGTGAATAATCCAGTTAGTGGTATAAGTTATACTATAAAAGGATCAAATCCTGCAACAGCATCAGTTACCAACTCAACTGGAGTTTTCTCCGGATTAGTACCCAATGATTATACAATAATAGCAACGAATGCAGAAGGTTGTATTTCGCTTCCAACGTCAAATATTAGAATTAATACCGTTGCCGGAGCGCCAACAACTACAGGAGTTACTATTTGTCAAGGAGGGACAGGAGTTTTAACAGCCTCTTCAACATGTTCAGGTAGCATAGTTTGGTATACAGTGGCTTCAGGAGGGAGTGTAATATATACAGGTACTTCTTTCAATCCAGTGGGAGTTGCTAATTCAGGTTTGTCAAACACTAGTACAGCGATAACTAAGACTTATTATGCAGCTTGTTCCGGAGATTCAGATTGTAGAGCAGCGGTTAATTTTGTTGTTAATGCGATACCAACAATTACAGGAACATCATCAGCTGAACGATGTGATACAGGAACTGTTACTTTGGGAGCTACAGCATCAACAGGAACAATTAATTGGTATGCAGCTTCAAATGGCGGTCCGTCATTAGGATCAGGGCCAAGTTTTACAACTCCAAGTCTTTCTGCAACTACTATTTATTATGTAGATGCTACGAGTAATGGATGTACTACTGCAAGCAGAACAGCTGTTACAGCAACAGTAAATACATCACCAACAATAAACTCTACAACAGAAGACTCGAGATGCGGTGCAGGATCATTAACATTAAAAGCAACGGCATCTGCAGGAGCAACGATCAATTGGTATGCTGATCCGACAGGAGGAACACCATTATACACAGGAGCGAATTTTACTACCTCAAGTTTATCGGTTACAACTACCTACTACGTGGGAGCAACTTCTACAGCAGGTTGTAATACAGCTTCGAGGATTGCGGTTGCTGCAGTTATAAACAATGCCTCTACAATTGTATTTTCAAGCGGTGCACAAAATCCAACGGTTTGTAACGGAACAGCAATTCCTAATGCTGTTTATACTTTTGGTGGTAGTGCTACAAATGCCACAATATCAAACTTGCCGGCTGGATTAACATCATCAGTAGATCTTAATGCAAAAACAGTAACGATTTCAGGAACTCCTACAACAGGAGGTACTTATACAATAACAACAGTTGGTCATACAGCACCTTGTACAGAAGATTTTAAAACAGGAACTGTTACGATTACAACAATTCCGGTTCCCACTATTACATCAACAGCTGCAACTTGTTCATCAGACGGGACAAGTAAAATTAGCAATTACAGTTCTTCTAATACTTATACATTCACTCCGGCTACAGCTGGAATCGCAATAAGTTCTACGGGTTTAATAAGCGGTATGACTGTTGGAACTTCTTATAAGGTAAAATCTGTTAATGGTGGTTGTTCCTCTGTAGATTCAGGTTCATTTAGCAATGCGACAATGTTGCCAACTCCGGCAATTCCTACTATTACATCAACAGCAGCAACTTGTTCATCAGACGGGACAAGTAAAATTAGCAATTACAGTTCGTCTAATACTTATACATTCACTCCGGCCACAGCTGGAATCACAATAAGTTCTACGGGTTTAATAAGCGGAATGACTGTTGGCACTTCTTATAAAGTAAAATCTGTTAATGGTGGTTGTTCCTCTGTAGATTCAGGTTCATTTAGCAACGCGACAATGTTGCCAACTCCGACAGTTCCTACTATTACATCAACAGCAGCAACTTGTTCATCAGACGGGACAAGTAAAATTAGCAATTACAGTTCGTCTAATACTTATACATTCACTCCGGCCACAGCTGGAATCACAATAAGTTCTACGGGTTTAATAAGCGGAATGACTGTTGGCACTTCTTATAAAGTAAAATCTGTTAATGGTGGTTGTTCCTCTGTAGATTCAGGTTCATTTAGCAATGCGACAATGTTGCCAACTCCGGCAGTTCCTACTATTGCATCAACAGCTCCGACTTGTTCATCAGACGGAATTTCTAAAATATCAAATTACATTTCAGGCGTAACCTATACTTTTGATCCGATTGGTCCAAGTGTTGCTACTTCAGGACTAATCAGTGGAATGATTGTTGGAACTTCTTATACGGTTACAGCAGGAAATGCAACTTGTACTTCTGTGGCTTCAGCTTCATTTAACAATGCAGCGAAGTTGGTCACTCCAGCTGTACCAACAATAGCTTCGACAGATCCGACTTGTTCATCAGACGGAATTTCTAAAATATCTAATTACATTTCAGGTGTAACCTATACTTTTGATCCGATTGGTCCAAGTGTTGCTACTTCAGGACTAATCAGTGGAATGATCGTTGGGACTTCTTATACAGTAACAGCAGGAAATGCAACTTGTACTTCTGTAGCTTCAGCTTCATTTAGCAATGCAGCTAAGTTGATAACTCCGGATGCACCAACAATAGCTTCGACAGATCCGACTTGTTCAGCAGATGGAATTTCTAAAATATCAAATTACATTTCAGGTGTAATCTATACTTTTGATCCGATTGGTCCAAGTGTTGCTACTTCAGGATTAATCAGCGGAATGATCGTTGGGACTTCTTATACAGTTACAGCAGGAAATGCAACTTGTACTTCTGTGGCTTCAGCTTCATTTAGTAATGCAGCGAAGTTGATAACTCCAGATGTACCAACAATAGGTTCGACTGCAGCAACATGTTCATCAGATGGAATTTCTAAAATATCAAATTATATTTCAGGTGTAACCTATACTTTTGATCCGATTGGCCCAAGTGTTGCTACTTCAGGCTTAATCAGCGGAATGATTGTTGGAACTTCTTATACAGTTACAGCAGGAAATGCAACTTGTACTTCTGTAGCTTCAGCTTCATTTAGCAATGCAGCGAAGTTGATAACACCAGATGTACCAACAATAGCTTCAACAGCGCCGACTTGTTCATCAGATGGAATTTCTAAAATATCAAATTACGTTTCAGGTGTAACCTATACTTTTGATCCGATTGGTCCAAGTGTTGCTACTTCAGGACTAATCAGTGGAATGATCGTTGGGACTTCTTATACAGTAACAGCAGGAAATGCAACTTGTACTTCTGTAGCTTCCGCTTCATTTAGTAATGCAGCGAAGTTAGCTACGCCAGCTATACCAACAATAGCTTCAACAGCTTCGACTTGTTCAGCAGATGGAATTTCTAAAATATCAAATTACGTTTCAGGTGTAACCTATACTTTTGATCCGATTGGTCCAAGTGTTGCTACTTCAGGACTAATCAGTGGAATGATCGTTGGGACTTCTTATACAGTAACAGCAGGAAATGCAACTTGTACTTCTGTAGCTTCCGCTTCATTTAGTAATGCAGCGAAGTTAGCTACGCCAGCTATACCAACAATAGCTTCAACAGCTTCGACTTGTTCAGCAGATGGAATTTCTAAAATATCAAATTACGTTTCAGGTGTAACCTATACTTTTGATCCGATTGGCCCAAGTGTTGATACTTCAGGCTTAATTAGCGGAATGATTGTTGGAACTTCTTATACGGTTACAGCAGGAAATGCAACTTGTACTTCTGTGGCTTCAGCTTCATTTAACAATGCAGCGAAGTTGGTCACTCCAGCTGTACCAACAATAGCTTCGACAGATTCGACTTGTTCATCAGACGGAATTTCTAAAATATCTAATTACATTTTAGGTGTAACCTATACTTTTGATCCGATTGGCCCAAGTGTTGCTACTTCAGGATTAATTAGTGGAATGATCGTTGGAACTTCTTATACCGTTACAGCAGGAAATGCAACTTGTACTTCTGTCGCTTCGGCTTCATTTAGCAATGCAGCGAAGTTGGTCACGCCAGCTGTACCGACAATAGCTTTGACAGATCCGACTTGTTCAGCAGATGGAATTTCTAAAATATCAAATTACATTTCAGGTGTAACCTATACTTTTGATCCGATTGGCCCAAGTGTTGATACTTCAGGCTTAATCAGCGGAATGACCGTTGGAATTTCTTATACAGTTACAGCAGGAAATGCAACTTGTACTTCTGTGGCTTCAGCTTCATTTAGCAATGCAGCGAAGTTGGTCACTCCAGCTGTACCAACAATAGCTTCGACAGCAACGACTTGTTCAGCAGACGGAATTTCTAAAATATCAAATTACGTTTCAGGTGTAACCTATACTTTTGATCCGATTGGTCCAAGTGTTGCTACTTCAGGATTAATAAGCGGAATGATCGTTGGAACTTCTTATACGGTTACAGCAGGAAATGCAACTTGTACTTCTGTGGCTTCAGCTTCATTTAGCAATGCAGCTAAGTTGATAATTCCGGATGTACCTACAATAGCTTCCATAAATCAATTAACATGTAGTGTAAATACTGGAAGTTTTACAATATCAAATTATAATAATTTATATACTTATACTATTACACCTTCAGGAGCTACTCTCGATGTATCAACAGGAGTTGTGACTGCACAAGTTGGGACTTATAATATAACAGCAACCTTAAATAATTGTACATCTGGAATTTCAACTGTAGTTATTGATTCTAAAATTTGTGCTAATGCAGATGACTTCGGAACTAAAATTTCGGGAGCAACATCAGTAAATTTAGGGGATGTAACTTCAAACGATAAATTAAACGGTTTGGCAGTTACAACCACAAATACTAATGTCACACCAAAAATAACGGGGCCATTAAGTGTTGATGATGACGGAATTTTAACTTTGGCAGCTAACACTGCTTCCGGAACCTATTCTATTATCTACCAAATTTGTGAAGAAGGTTCAGCTTCTGTAAACTGTGATAGTGCAACGGCGACAGTTGTGGTTAAAAATGAAATAAAAGCGGTAATCGAAACTACTCTTCCTATTAATGGAAACATTGGAGGAACAACGGTAGCATTAACAGCGAATGATATTTTAAATGGAAATCCGGTTGTAATTGGAAATAATCCGGGAGAAGTTACTTTAAACATTGTAGGGACTTTACCAACAGGCTTAACGCTAAATGCAAACGGAACGATTACAGTAAGTCCCGGAACTCCAAAAGGAGATTATAATGTTGAATATATTATATGCGAGACAGGAAGCAACCCAACAAATTGCGATTCAGTAATTTCAGTTGTAACTGTTACGGCAGGTGATCTTGTTGCCAATCCGGATTCTGTTACTTCAGTAGTTGGAATAAACATTGCACAAACTGTTGTCAATGTATTTACAAATGATACTAAAAATGGACTTCCGTTAAATCCGGCAGATGTAAAACTGACCAATTCAACACCAGATCCAAAAGGATATTTAATATTGAATCCGGACGGAACCGTAACACTTGCACCAAATGCACCAGCAGGGGATTATGAGTTAACCTATACAATTTGCGAAGTATTAAATCTGTCAAATTGTAAATCAAATACAGTAACAGTTACTGTTACAGCGCCAACAATGAGAGTAACGGCGACTAGTTATTGCTCAAACAATGTTCCGTATGTAACATACAATGTAGAACCAGATAATTTTACTCCAAATAACTTATTGACTATAAAATGGATTGATAGTGCAAATAATGTAGTAGCGACTCAGACTAATCTACCATTGAGTGGAGATCTTTTATGGCCAGGTGCTGTAGTTGATAACAACGGAAATGGAGTGGACTGGCCGGGATGGTTATTGCAAAATAACCAATGGCTTGAAGGAACAGACGGATTTGAAAATACAAGAACAAATGTTACGATGGAGTTCTCATTAAACCCTACAGTAAATGTAATTGTAAATTATCCTCCGGCGACCCCGCAATGTAATGCCAGACCAACATTTACAATTCAGGCAAACGACGATACAGATGGCCCGATAGATTTAAATAAAGGAGCCAATTTAACGTTAAACATCTTTAAAAATGATCTTTTAAACGGAACATTAATTACTGCGGCAAATGTTGTTTTGACTACAATTGTACCTAATTCAAACTTAGTTTTAAATGCAGATGGAACAGTAGATGTAAAATCTGGAACCCCATCTGGAGCTTACGAGTTGACGTATCAAATTTGTGAAGCTTCAAATCTTTCAAATTGCAGTCAGGCAGTAGTAAAAGTAACAGTATTAAATTCTGTAGATCCAAAACTGCTTCTTATTGCAAAAGATGATTTAGATATTTCGGTAGATGGAATTAATGGAGAAATTGAATTTGTTAATGTTTTAGATAATGATCTTTTAGACGGATTGCCAATTAAATTAACGGATATTACCATTACAAATAATTCACCAAGTCCTTATTTTGAATTTAATCCAAACGGAACCGTAAGTGTAAAACCGAATACACCGGGTGGAAATTATGCTTTAACGTATGAAATTTGTCAAAAAGCAAGTGCAGGCAATTGTACTACCGCAACCTTAAATGTTTTTGTAGAAGTTCCAGCTATTGCAATTGTTAAAACAGCAACGTTTAATGATGAAAATAAAAACGGAATTGCAAATGCAGGTGAAACAATTACATACAACTTTGTAGTAACAAACACAGGAAATGTACCATTGGTTGATGTAAAAGTTACTGATCCTTTACCGGGAGTGGTAGTTTCAGGGCAGCCAATAGATTTAGCTGTTCATGAGTCAAACAGTACAAACTTTATTGCGTATTACACCATAAAACAAAGTGATATAAACACAGGAAAAGTAAGTAATCAGGCCAGCGTTAGCGGAAGTAGTGTAAGAGGTGTTAAAGTAGAGGATATTTCTGATGAGGCAGGTGTAGATGGAGATCAGCCAACTGTATTGGACTTAAATGGTTGTCAGATTAAAGTATTCAATGCATTTTCACCAAACGGAGATTCTAAAAATGCAAGATTCTATATTCAGGGTCTGGAATGTTATCCTGATAATACAGTAGAAATTTACAACCGTTGGGGAGTTCTTGTATTTGATATTAATGGTTATAATAACGAAGACAGAGTCTTTGTTGGAATCTCTGCCGGTCGTGCAACTGTAACACAAGCAGACGGATTGCCTGTTGGAACTTATTTCTATGTTCTGAAATATAGAGACAGTGAATCAAATCAGCACGAAAAATCAGGATATCTATATATTAATAAATAA